In Phycisphaerae bacterium, one DNA window encodes the following:
- a CDS encoding sugar phosphate isomerase/epimerase — MRIGLKLDIDFAANPFYRRLYGSCNVPVFLRSLGFHGIETPVGPETSEADVLDHARICSQAGLAVSLHPYTEAAPQNPGGFEDKAGNVCRDYFERLFELSDEIARMQRSAVVVNVHSAAGPKSVPRSHLVERSIAFFDWARSFTQSHYPNAQPVAELQIAPNPDEDMMRIGDSYDELLAVVRQSGTPACLDLGHAAMNIQRFGGPLEPPAALLRQVVHVHCHDVNGEDHLPLSPGDRPWRKLLNLLIQAGFDQTIILEVPPANFLKHSGLDALTRSIELLKEASGRSSGT, encoded by the coding sequence CGACTTTGCGGCGAACCCGTTCTACCGCCGATTGTACGGATCGTGCAACGTGCCCGTCTTTCTGCGGTCGCTGGGTTTTCACGGCATCGAGACGCCGGTCGGACCGGAGACCTCGGAGGCCGACGTCCTGGACCATGCACGGATCTGCAGCCAAGCGGGGCTCGCCGTCTCGCTGCACCCGTACACCGAGGCCGCACCACAGAATCCCGGCGGCTTTGAGGACAAAGCCGGCAACGTCTGTCGCGACTACTTCGAGCGGCTGTTCGAGTTGTCCGACGAGATCGCACGGATGCAGCGGTCAGCGGTGGTCGTCAACGTCCATTCGGCCGCCGGGCCCAAGTCGGTCCCAAGATCGCACCTGGTCGAACGCTCCATCGCGTTCTTCGATTGGGCGAGGTCGTTCACCCAAAGCCACTATCCCAACGCTCAGCCGGTCGCCGAACTCCAGATCGCGCCAAATCCCGATGAGGACATGATGCGGATCGGCGACAGCTACGACGAGCTCCTGGCGGTCGTTCGGCAAAGCGGAACGCCGGCGTGCCTGGACCTCGGCCATGCGGCCATGAACATCCAGCGGTTCGGCGGCCCGCTCGAACCGCCCGCTGCCCTGCTGCGGCAAGTCGTCCACGTCCATTGCCACGACGTGAACGGCGAAGACCATCTGCCGCTTTCGCCGGGCGACCGACCGTGGCGAAAGCTACTGAACCTCCTGATCCAAGCCGGTTTTGACCAGACGATCATCCTGGAAGTCCCGCCCGCAAACTTCCTGAAACACAGCGGCCTCGATGCCCTCACACGTTCGATTGAACTTCTGAAAGAGGCTTCAGGCCGCTCCTCCGGTACGTGA